ctttctttcccccctttttcttttactctatttcatcaacaattttcaaattcatggttttctaaaattcatgatttttcatAAAATTcgttattttttttcaaattcatgaaagtTTTCCCATTTCATGAACTTTGTGAACTTCTTTAAAATTTGTGAAccatttttaaaatttgagaacTTTTTCCACatcagtgaacttttttcaaattcatgatttttataAATCATAGTACTTTTTTCAAACTTGCAATTTTCTTAAGTATTAGCAATTGTTTGTAAAATCCACGAACATTTATTaattcaggaacattttttgaatttggtaAGTCTGTATAAAGGTGTAGGATTATATATTGATATAAAGCGGATATTgtctttggaggccgagctccatggagcccggttttgaaaatttgaaattttgtcaaatttcatattttctacatttcaaaaaattctgaaaaaaaacacACATATACATGAAGGCGTAACACACATGTCTGTAAATTTTCAAGGAAAAATAAGTTGAAATGAGGGgtatgcaaaaaagacaaatctggggctttttaatacatgatactattcatcctcccaggccatgaatttgtcttttttatacAGGTCACATTTCAACGTTTTTCATTCTGAAATTTTACACGCATAGACATAACATACTTGTTTACTTGAataattttttcagattttttttaagccgaaaattttgaattttgatttgTTTTCAAAAAAAGGCCTCCATGGCTCCCGGGAGCCAAACGTCTGCTCTCGATATAAAGTATATACATTTCCGTTCACACATATTTCATGCATGGATTCGTTAATCACCCGTTTCGTGTGCGTGCGTGGGCGGGAAAGCAACAGCAGCACACACCAAAAACGCAAGTCGAGCGAGACACGCCACGCACGCTTATCATTGAGCAGCTCGATCACTACAAAAAACCATCTCATCAGACCCTTACACCACAGGAGCACCATGGCTGCCACCAGctccgcgctcctcctcctcgccctcgtggCCCTGGCTGGCCTCGTCGATCTGCAGGCCTTCGCGGCCGCCCCGATGCCCGCTGACGAGGCAGAGGTCTccttggcggcggcgacgacgacgggcatGGCGGATCCGGAGCTGGACGGGACGATGCAGTGCCTGATCGGGTGCTTCACGACGATTCTGGGCTGCGCCTTCAAGTGCCTGCGCACGCGCAAGGGCATTGACCTGCCGCTCTGCGTCATCGGCTGCAACGACAGGGGCATTGTCTGCATGTTCAGCTGCGGCAAGCCACCTTCGCCGCCGGGTCCCAAGCCCACGCCACCACCTGCTCCCACACCCACGCCGCCACCTGCTCCCACACCCACGCCGCCAGAGCCGCCGGCTCCCACACCAACGCCACCAGCGCCGCCTGCTCCAAAACCCAAGCCGCCGCCTGCTCCAAAACCCAAGCCGCCGCCCCCCAAGCCGACGCCACCCTATCCACCACCTgcgcccacccccacccccacccccacgccgccggcgccccccACCCACCCAGCCCGCCGCCTTACGCCGATGGAGACCTCCAACGACGGCGACAATTACCTTGCATGATTCCCGTGATACTAGTTAGTGCAATATG
The window above is part of the Triticum aestivum cultivar Chinese Spring chromosome 2A, IWGSC CS RefSeq v2.1, whole genome shotgun sequence genome. Proteins encoded here:
- the LOC123186657 gene encoding procyclic form-specific polypeptide B-alpha yields the protein MAATSSALLLLALVALAGLVDLQAFAAAPMPADEAEVSLAAATTTGMADPELDGTMQCLIGCFTTILGCAFKCLRTRKGIDLPLCVIGCNDRGIVCMFSCGKPPSPPGPKPTPPPAPTPTPPPAPTPTPPEPPAPTPTPPAPPAPKPKPPPAPKPKPPPPKPTPPYPPPAPTPTPTPTPPAPPTHPARRLTPMETSNDGDNYLA